Within Primulina huaijiensis isolate GDHJ02 unplaced genomic scaffold, ASM1229523v2 scaffold40265, whole genome shotgun sequence, the genomic segment ACAACCACCACCATGAAAGTTATCGTTTATCATCTAACATTGAAGTTACGTATACGTAGCAGGAAAAAGCCAAAACGGTACAAGAAACGAACAGAAAGATTTGACTTTGAGTAGCAAATTAAGTAACAGGAAGCAGGAATAAAGAAATTTCAGGTCAAGCATCAAAGAAAACATAAAGGGATTCGATAAATTTACGATCAcatcacatataaaaaaaaaaactagaaaatTGCAACTTCATTTCCtgaaattaataataagaataaattGAGGAAGGGAGAGAGAACATGCAATACCAAACTAGATATACTATCACCGCAACAGCCCACCCAATTATATGACACAAAGAATAGCAAGAGATGAAAAACACGGGGTGAATATTCAAGAACCAACAGAGGAAAACTAACCAGTTTTGACCCTTGAGTCCCCAAAGGATGATAAGCCCTACTCCCCCCGTCTTTGTGAAGAAAATGGGAAAAATACGGGAGGAACAGAATGAAACAATGAAGGGCGAGTGCCCATCTTGCAACTTTTCAAGTACACAACTGAGTACTGCTAACGTATGTGAGCATAAAAAAATTGCAAGTTGGTCGGATGACGTGTGTTGATATTTTGGGGTTGTTATTTTCTCCCTTGAGTCTTGTTTATTGTGTAGTGACTCTGTTTCTTGTTTTTTAAGCACAGAGTCGagattgttattattatttttagtttatgcacGGAGTCAGATTTCATATGTATGTTGTAAATCAGAGTCTTTGCATGCTTCCTTTTGATGAAAATCATTTGAACACAATTTTCCAACTAATTTTCTCAAGAATGAGTTGCTttaataaatgataataattttatgtgcataagaaaaaaaataacattaatcTCACTGTTATAGGCTTGGCACTTTGATAATAACTTCTATTGATGTTTATAGAACAGAATAAATTGACATCTGAAAGTCAATGCACCAATAATTGTAAGTAAACTATTCGTAAGAACCTTAGACCAACAGCCTCCTGGTGGCAGTACCTTGTCCACAATCTATGTTGACTTTACCTTAAACAgccagatttttttttatcacattgATGCAACTAATCACGGTAAGCTTCCTgatgtttttttaatatatatagaagagattaattaataattaacaacaaaatgtcatgttcaaaatttatttagtatatataatgtatatgtaaatatattttatatattattaatttatataaataatcaatTTGGATTAGAaacaagaaattattattataattaaaagtCTCGGTTTTGGatctaataaataaaatttcttggCAGTTCTTTAGTAGAATGCTTCGTGACTTTACGGGAACTCGAGGAGCTAAAAAAAACCTTGTAGATTACCAATATACATTTCCAAATTTAGTCAACAGGTGAGCACACCGAAGCAGAAAAATGGATCTTTCACATTTTTATTACACGTACGTGTTTAGGATAAATGATGGAATCAATCGTACGGGAGAGCAAGCTTCAATATATATACTGGACGATAAAGAACtgggattatttttaaaagaggtGGAAAACAATTATCATGTTAGATTTTTAAGCAATTTCACGAAATCGGGTTCATGTGTTGTGAAACTGCCCCGTTCTTTGTATGACTACAACAAGAAAGTGCCCACGCTCATTGATATCACATGTCCCGTCTGGAAACTGAGAATTACCCAAAAGAACAAAAAGAAACTCACGATGAACATTGAATCCTCAACATCACCAAAGTTCGAACGAGCCAATTAAAATACATGCAGCGATCTTGGAAAATCCTGTCATCCTTGTACAACTTTAGCCAAACCAAAAGCAGCAGCAGATGCAATAGCCCCAATAAACGCAGTCTGGAGAGCACTGCGAATGGGTTTGCTCCCAGTAAAATGGCCTTTTGCATACCCAAATATAAGTAAAGCGATTAGAGTTACGACGACAGACGCTAACACAGCTCTCCGTGCCGTTGGGATGAACATGTAAGGGATGAGTGGCACTATTCCTCCGACTATGTAAGCGATGGCAATTGTCAGTGCACTGTGGAGGGCTCTCTTTGGATCTGGCTTCTCCAATCCCAGTTCAAATCTGCGCGTTTAAGGTGATTTTGTGTTAGCATTTTAAGGCTGTGTGAGTCTGGGATTATTTAAACGAGGCAGAATAAATATTGAGAGAAATGTAAGAAAATAAATCAATGCTTCTCTGAAAATATTTGACTCAAGATTTTGAAAAAGGACAAAAATGGTCCATCTGTGTGcttaacatatattttatttataaaaatattctataaaaatattCTCCAGGTGATAATTAATGAATTTTGCATGTattgttttttttctcttcCCCTTGTTTCACAAatcaatttttaaagtttatgttgatCTTATATTCTTATGTGCTGGCTGAATTACGgattattatttgaaaacatGCCACgatattctttcatttcatcTTCCATAATCcaagcaatttttttaaataaaatccaatTAATGCTAGCAATTAAATAGGACTAAATGTTTGGCAAAATCTGAAGAGGGATTTACTTCATCATAAAATCAAGCCAAGCCTGTGGGTTCTTCCTGAGAGCATTCACTACTGGTGTGTATTCATGAGGCTGAATCCCATACTCTGATAGTATTTCTGCAACCTCGGCAGCTTCTGCAAAAAGTGATTAAAGCCCTCCTAGTAAAAAGTGATTTCACCTAAAAAGAAACACACACAAGACAACTGTAAAAACCTGTATCAGGGACAGCAACAATCTCCTCTTGTTCTCTCTTGAGCTCCCTCATATAATGATCAGCCTCGCTTTTTGCTGCAAGATAACTACACCACCACACAAATATCAACGTTCATCGACACATGGAAATCTTTGGAAGATTTGAAGTGCACATTGGCCCCAAGTCCAGAAAGAGGACAATGGACActaaaatataactttttaaaaaaaattatacgtaatttgaataaattcaagaactCCTATCCATGCTTCACTTAGCCCTAAAAtatcaaggaaaaaaaaattgaaaacagACGCTTCTTGATATTTTGGTCCATGCCACCACTGTTTCAATGACACTTCATTGGTTCATTTAATTTACTAATCCAAGAAACGAGTAATTGTACCACTAAATAACGAAAAACATCATACAGTGGGAGGGAGATATACGATAATAAGAAAAGAATACCCTCCAAGACCCATGGAGATAGCTCCAGCGGCAACCTCGGCTATTCCTGCGGTGAGAATGATGGCGGAGGATGCGTTAGCGCCTGACAGGCCTGCTGCGAGTGCGAACGGAACCGTGAGACCATCGGACACTCCTATGATTATGTCACGAACAATTTCGCCAGCAGTGAAATGCTTCTCTTTGTGTTGGTTCAACAAAGACGTGTTCAATTCTTGAGCCATTGAGTTATGCGCCAGAAACGTGAGAATTTCGTAAATCAATGCTTAATTGGTGTACATAAACATGATTGtatgtaatatatatacatgaatctctgtctctgtgtgatacaactgtttttttttttttttttgtggagaAAATTAATATGAGATACAGATAGTAGAGTGCATAGGTATGGAAGTAGGTTTGCAGTGTCTCTGTAAAGATACATAGGCGACTGTTCGTTTTTGTCGTCATTGATTAAGGCCATGATTTTCTCAAATCTGATGTAATTAAGTTTCATTAATTGTTTTTCCTTCGTTTAAAACCCTATGTCAGTCAATATGTTCcagaataaaattcataaattgaGCTAAATTCGACATGGTAAAACCCGGTTATTTGTGGGATAGGCCTTTTTTCCTTAATATCTCTGTgcgatttatattttttttatttaattaattgggaaAGATATTTGTTATTATTGATTTGCTAGATTTACTTTTTTTGGAGTTCATTTCCTCATCAAGTATTTAACTATATAAACTCATAAATATGatgtatgaatttttttttaaaatagattaaatttcttgaaatattttaaaccagtgttattttatgatgtatgaattttttataaaatagattaaatttcatgaaatattttaaaccagTATTGTTCGTTAAAATAACTCATTGATCTGCATCTTACCTGATATATATTTCACAGTTATGCATACAAAAGGGAAGAAGCCGAAATATTAGTAGACATCTTCGTGGCACGCCAAAGACCTAATGGTTGACACGACAAACTGTGTTTTACTTTATGAAATGGAAAGCacaaattttcttattatttgtGGATTCAATTCTGTTAATTGATACAATCACTTTCACCATTTGCCAAAAGTTTGCCGCTAGCATGTGACTCTCTATTCACCCAATGCCAGCTGATGTGGACATGGCAAAACTTagccttttcctttttcttttttttttttttaaaaaaaaataaaaaaaaatgtctcATGTCATGTGTCTGCGTTTTTAAGCCGATCGTGCTTTCATATCAGAAGAAGTCTTTTCAGCGCACACTTTGGTTTAAATCAAAAGGTTGTGAAATTGGATTCCATTTGATTCTGATTTACTTTCCATTCCAATTCTTTGAAAAAGCAAAAAAGACACTAAAACCAAGTTAAAATAAAGACATTACCATTATTTGAAATTagatatcaataataataaatataattttcttcaaGTAGAAAAGATTAATCAAAccccaaataaataaaattaaaatttgacataAACACTAATAAACAAAAGAAGGCTAGCAAAATAGGGTATTTAGTATTTACTGTCCTCTCAGACAAATGCCTCGATTTgtcatcaatattttaaaagaatggATTCGATCAGACTCGTCATCTTACATTACTCATCATCGAGAACAATAAAAACCCCATTGCTGTTCTTTCTCAAGATTAAAGAAAgagaataatttataaataattgagTAAAGAATGCCAAATTAAACAAAACATAACTGGGTAAAATACAGAGTAACGACAATTAGTCGTAGGAATTGCTTAAAAAACACATTGAATCCCTACTAAAGTTACAGAATGCCTAATTCATGTCTCTTCAGTTCAGGTCTCCAACAAAGTTTCAGCATGAAGCATCTCAGAAGAACGAAAGTTTATGTTTTTCATCATCATTAGAGACATGAATCGCCTAAATTAACATAATAATTCAATTCAGATAAATCAATattgctaaataaaattataattgttaaaaaaattcacatattcGACTTAAAAACTTtacaaatacttttttttttatataaaaatatcaatatatcgaacgagagaatttttaaaaaatacaaagccCCTTCAGTTCAGGTCTCCATTGTTCTTCCGCATGATTACATTCTCAGAAGAACGaaagtttgaatttttaatCATCCCAAGAGGCCATTGAACAACtaatacaaatatatacataGATAAAGGGGAAAAAAAGTGGACATCATTTTCTCCTTCGTTCAGATCTCCAATGGAGAATGCGTGTATTTAATTCAGGAGATAAAAGGCCTTTACCAAATTCTCTTGATACCAAATACGAATTAAACATGAACAGAGAAAAATAAAAGCAGAGTTCGATGTTGAAAATCGATACCTCAATTTGCTGGTGGTGGAATTCGAATGTGGCGAGGTCTGAGGAGATGATGAACTCCGTTTTTATAGTAGTATGCCAGTTAGGAAAGTGAAGCCCTGGTAATTTGTTGGGCTCAAATATTTGGACTGGGTATGTTTTGGGCCAATGCTAATTCAATGCCCATTTATCAAATATCAGGTTGTGCACGGCATATGGATGGTTCATTTGTGGTTCCTTCCTCTCTAGgtatttaatctttaaatttttttatctactTTTTAGTTTGTGGATTATCAAATCATTAATGGTATCAGAAATTGTTGcaaaagattgtaattttggtataaatgattgaatttataaattctGAATAAGTGGATAAAACCAAAAGTaagtaatatttgaaaacaaaagtaATAAGTTGAAAATCAGAAGTTGACAATGTTTGATAATGAATTTTTGCATCAAACTCTCCTGTAAAATATCGAAAATTCATACCTCGTCTTCATGAAAACTAAATAGGTGTATTATCCCTTGAgttttataaaaattgtacaattgattattgataatatGTTTTTTGAACATGCacccatgttttgtgaaaatactaattttggaataatattaTGTCAAATGTACATAAATATcctattattaatatataatatttaccaGATGCACACAATAAATCCatcgaaatataaattttttagatcTAGACAACAATGTTGAGCAAGAAACCGTGAAATTTTCGAGCAAGATTGAGTTGTTTCTTGTAGGGAATGTTGGGCTTCATATTGGGTTTTTAACCGCACCAATGGTGTGTTCAAAAAATCCTATGCTTCTACAAGCAGAATGGACATCTCATCAACTTTTagatttgaattaaataaaataggaaCTTACTCAAAATCTGAGTTTAAAAAGACTCCAAAGAGGTGTCCGAGTTGGTGGAATAGGCATGTGTTTGACCAGTGATCAAAAGTTTGATTCCCCCTCCCAACACCTTTTCCGACGAACATGTCGCGTAGTACTTGTCCAGTGCAGTTTACTTGACTGGTATAGCTTGCGAATTATTGCGTTAGTATGATGATTTACCTAATATGCAACGACGAATAGCGGTTGTGGGTTCCTatattataacaaaaaaatCCGGTATAAGAAATacataaaattgattttttaaagtcAAAAATCAAGAATCGCTCTCTTTTTTTAAATTGCAAGCACTCTGTGTAACCGATTTAAACTGAAAATAAACTTGTGTGCATAGTAATCACCGAATCATAatgattgagagaaaaataactTCTAAATTAAAAGACCTTATTTTGTGTGAAGTCAAAATTCTAATATTAGCGAGAGTCTTAAATAAGTTTTTGCCTCAATAAAATTCCACACTCAAAATAGGGATACTCATCGGATATATTAATCCGGAATCAGTTTGATTTAATCCGATTCAATTTGGAATCGGTTAATCCAATTTAGGATTTAACTGAATCCAACATCAATTTTGAATAAGAATAGTTTCTTAAAACATAACCAAAACCATTTTAATTCGATCAAGTTGAATCCAATCtagtaatataatttttattttttataatttacttcataaataaattttttatgtaacATAATAGTTGAAAAAGAATAAGATAATATTGATCACAATTATATTTAATccagtttaatttaattttggtttTCGATTAGGTGATAGTTTCAATCCGATAAATTTAATTGGATACCATATATGTTAATTGGTTCGATTCCATTGTCACATAATCCAAAACCAGTTAAATCCGGGTCGGGAACAAGTCCGATAAGATGAGCTGGTAACATCCCTTGCTGAAAGTAGACAGTTGAGTATTAAAAAGTTGCACAATTTTGCTAAAACAAATTATGCAACCCTCAAGAAGAAATACGAGCAAGAATGGAAAGCTTAAGAAGAAGTTATTCTTAATCTTTAAGGCTATGTTTGGTAGACATGATAAgggaatgattattaaataatcatcccttatctcatgtttggttcatttttaatttaacatggAGGCCATTGATTATGATCGAAAGCcctaattatttatgttatttgtgtgattaaatatTCTTTCTCAAAGGTGTGATAATGTATAACTTTTGAATAGTGATAATGATAAGATTGTACATTGAAATTAATACCCTtgaattgttttcttcaatataatatgaaaattaaattagtgaaaatttaataattaatataatatttaaatttttattatatttttttataaattaatttcatatatttttattattttcaatcattctaaagaaaataaattttaatgcaaatctatcttaaattaaatttttataaatttctaatcttgttaattaattttttatgaaaataaatatttattaaattctaatttattttgtttaatgattaccgtaatattttcaaatatatttctgataaatatatttaaattaattttaataaatataaNNNNNNNNNNNNNNNNNNNNNNNNNNNNNNNNNNNNNNNNNNNNNNNNNNNNNNNNNNNNNNNNNNNNNNNNNNNNNNNNNNNNNNNNNNNNNNNNNNNNNNNNNNNNNNNNNNNNNNNNNNNNNNNNNNNNNNNNNNNNNNNNNNNNNNNNNNNNNNNNNNNNNNNNNNNNNNNNNNNNNNNNNNNNNNNNNNNNNNNNNNNNNNNNNNNNNNNNNNNNNNNNNNNNNNNNNNNNNNNNNNNNNNNNNNNNNNNNNNNNNNNNNNNNNNNNNNNNNNNNNNNNNNNNNNNNNNNNNNNNNNNNNNNNNNNNNNNNNNNNNNNNNNNNNNNNNNNNNNNNNNNNNNNNNNNNNNNNNNNNNNNNNNNNNNNNNNNNNNNNNNNNNNNNNNNNNNNNNNNNNNNNNNNNNNNNNNNNNNNNNNNNNNNNNNNNNNNNNNNNNNNNNNNNNNNNNNNNNNNNNNNNNNNNNNNNNNNNNNNNNNNNNNNNNNNNNNNNNNNNNNNNNNNNNNNNNNNNNNNNNNNNNNNNNNNNNNNNNNNNNNNNNNNNNNNNNNNNNNNNNNNNNNNNNNNNNNNNNNNNNNNNNNNNNNNNNNNNNNNtatttaattatctatcaaattattttaagaatatttataatttttttaaaaaaacaataatattgtaattatttctaaactttatttaacattaacattcaaaatattattgttattttaattattaaagtaaatgcatatttacaaatttatttttaataaatatatttaaattaattttaataaatgtaaattataattataaatatttaattatttatccaattattttaagaatatatatttaactaacacttggggcattttggtcattgcaataaaatttacaaaattaatcaatcattttaaaatcataccaaacaccatgttatttatcccaCCATAGTATTAAttcatatctctcattttttaatcactctaattactaatcatttacttCTCTCATTACACGTACTAAACGGAGCCTAAGTAATCATTCTCCTCTGAACTATTTgattatgcttttgtatatttaaaaataatagatTTGTTATGAAACGAATATACtttgttcatatttataataagaaataatatttttaatgagtgATTTAAATAAGATATTGATGTCACAAAAATTGACCGTAGATATTGTATAACAAAAGTTTTTCTGtgatataagaaaaataaaggGTGTAATAATgccaataaatatttatttttacaagcaattttcacacaaatttcacGCCAATAACAGAACGTGTGAACGAATGAAACCGAAACGTGGGCCCGACCATGAaccatttaatatataaataccaGACCACCATCAACGTTTCTTAACCGTCACTCGCACGTACAGAAAGACTTCAAACTCGAAATCTCACTGCTCTTTGAGAAGCCGCCGTTTCATGATCACCAATGAAGCGCAAGCATCAAGCATCACGAGCTGCCAAAGGAGCTGTAGCAGCAGCATCTCAGCTCTACTTCACAAAGAAGCAGCGCCGGTCGCAGTTAACCCGCCGCCCCCGACTTCATTTTTTCCCGATCATTCCTACGACGTCTGCAGCTTCACTTTTCACACAACCCAGTGATGTCTCAGGTGAATCTAGTTTATCCTCTGTCAATGATTTTAGGAGAGCTATTACTGCAAGGTATTATAGGAAGAAGAGCAGAAATTATGTTAAAGTTGAGTTGTCGGAGAATATGTCAGAGAATTCGTGCGTTGAATCGTGCTCCGGAACGGTAGTGATTGTAGATTTAGATAACAGAGATTTGACGTCGAAGAGTGTAAATGTGGAGGAAGAAGCAGGAGGGGAAGAGATTAGCAGATCTGAAGTTTCTAGCGTTTCTAGGTGCACATTATCGGAGAACAAATCCGGAAATGAGGATCGAAAAGTGACGGAATATGAACGTTATGTTGGAATTTCTCAAAATGACGTCCAATTGGAGATTCCTTGTGAATTTTCGCTGGAAAATATGAATTCTAAAGCTGTAAATGTTCAAACTACTAATAATTTGATTCTGAACGACGGCATGGCACCTATCTCAAACTCTGTCAGGACAACAATTGATATCAGTGAAAAGAGTGACCGTGAAGAGCTGCGATCGGGTGCCATGAATAGAATTCCAGAACTCAAGTCACtagaatttgatttagtttgTTCAGAGCAGTTCTCAAATTGCGGTAGTTTAGGTGATGGAGTATCCGAGGAGCAAAACTCGTCCTCTAAGAATTATCAGGTAGTCTCTGATTTTGAAACAGAAAGTTCGGATTATACGTCTTCCTTATGGAGTAATGCTTCCGGAAGTCAATTTTCTGAAAAGTCCATGGGAGATGAAAATTGTTCTCCTACTTTTCAATTGCTCGCTCAGTTTAAGAAACAGTTCTGCGAATCGACTTCTGTGCTAGGTTCGGCTTATCATGACTGTGAAGACTACAGTTCTAATGACATCAACGTGAGTTAAAAAAGATTCCGGTGTTATCGTTCTGCTGGTTGTGTTATTGTTTCAGTACGGTTCAAATGGGATACTGATCTTGATTTGTGATTCTGTCACTTTTATTGTATGTATATGTTTTAGTAGCCTTAATAACTAATATGGATGAAAAATCAATTcaacatattttaatttcaatttaaagTTCATAATGCTTGATGCTTATTATAATTCTCATAAATCATTGAATTATTATGTTATGTTTTTGTTTCGGTCTGATTAGTTATTGGGACTAGAGGATGACGATGAAGAGATCTATAAGATCATAAGAAAGAGAGAGAGGAGGCAAGTGTATTTGCGTGATTATGCAGAGGAATACTGTTCTACTACTGACTATGGCAATCTTGTCATTCAGCAGCGCCAACGAATGGTTCGCTGGATTGTGGAGGTCAGTGACTTATGATTATTTGTCCTTGATTAATTAGTCATGAATTTCTCCTAAAAGAAGTGCTTTAAGCATGTTGTATTGTCATACATCTACACCTAGAACAGGAAAGTAACGACAATAATTTGTTATGATGTTGATTTACATGCGATTTCTAGATTCTGCACATCTGTTGACAATGGAAATATTACACGTGGCACATGTAAAATTACAATTGAAAGCTGAAATAATACGCGCATACCCCATTATCAAGGTCCGATGATTTCATGATTTAAAACCTTGTTGGAGTGGTTGTGGCATTTCTTCTCCTTTTTACGAGGTGGTGTAAATGTGCTGTGTTTGTTTTGAGAAATAAAAACAATTCTAAGTATATTTGTCATCTGACTATTTTTCTCCCCTCTGGGGGATGCATTTCTTTATTGTTATGTTTTTTTGGGTAAATGGATACCGTGAATTAAACTAATCATATTTCATGATTCATTCACGTAGTTCGGTGCCATAGGTTGATACATAAACTTTGATCCTTACAATAAACTTGTTTAAAATGCTTGTATCTAACATATTATCTTCCGGGATATTAACATATCTTGTGAGTATAGCAAATCTAAAAGTTATTAATTTCCATAGTTTATATATAGAAGAGTCACACTCTTAGCTTACTAGTGAGTCTTTAACTTTCAATGATTTGATCGTGCAGCAAGCTACTAACAAGGAGCTTCAGaaggaaacaatgtttttaggTGTTAGCCTTCTTGACAGATTTCTGAGTAAAGGATACTTCGAGAATATAAGGAATCTTCAGATTACTGGAATCGCCTGCTTCACTCTAGCCACCAGGATTGAAGAAAACCAGCCCAACAACTGGTGAGTCATCTTTGATTTACTTACACTGTTGATGTTTGATCGAGGGAAATCGGTGTCAGAAATAAGCGaattaaatttatcaataacataattgagCTGATTTCAAATCGTTTGTACacagaatattgcttaattaccaagattttaatttcttaattgaGTTAGTAAAATAAATGACATGAAATCTTTGATTTGCACTAaactaaatttgattttaaaaaaatgggattgtactaaataaaaataaactagGGCGACTTTTTACTGACAAGGAAATCAAAACAATAATTCGTCCATTTTACTGAAATGTTTTGTGGgttatttttcttctttatttctttcttcaGACAAGAAAATTCTTTGATGGTCTTCTCTGCTTGTCCATAGATGAAATGATATAACTGTATGTTATTTTGTTTTAAGTTAATATATATGTCACTGAACTTCTCTGCCAATTTTCTTCCTTTTGTTTCTGCCAGTGACGTTCTTTTGTTCGAAGAAAAATCTGGTGCTCCTCATGCTTTTTACTAGTTTTCTATACGTGAGGGTATAATAAAAGAGAGAAGCtccatcttttttcttctaAACCTTTATTGTGCTTTATCACATATTTGGGAAGTAGACATTGTAGGCTTATACCCTCTGAAGATACGATTATCCCAAATCTTGAATTTTTACTTGaggttcaattttatttttgatacaGCATAAGGAAAAAGACATTCGACGTAGGAAGCAACACATATGCTCGGTATGAAGTAGTGGCCATGGAATGGATGGTGCAGGAAGTCCTTAATTTCCAATGCTACCTGCCTACCTTGTACAACTTCTTATGGTACGACTTTTATAATCTGAAAGCACGTACATTTTGTAGGGGAAGGACCCAGGGCCAGTAGAGACGATTCTTCTACCCAAATAAATTTTGGATTTAACTCAGTAATTATCTTAAAAATTCTAGTTTTGCCTCCAGATCCATTAAGTTTCTTCTTAAACCATCGCGCCCTACTAGATATAATTCTTGGGTCCGCTGGATTTTTTCATGCGTTTTCACCCTACTTCATGTCAATAATTCAACGTGCCTTACGAATATGTTCAGGTTTTATCTCAAAGCTGCAAGGGCTAATGAAAAAGTGGAGAAGACAGCCAAATACCTTGCAGT encodes:
- the LOC140969179 gene encoding vacuolar iron transporter 1; the protein is MAQELNTSLLNQHKEKHFTAGEIVRDIIIGVSDGLTVPFALAAGLSGANASSAIILTAGIAEVAAGAISMGLGGYLAAKSEADHYMRELKREQEEIVAVPDTEAAEVAEILSEYGIQPHEYTPVVNALRKNPQAWLDFMMKFELGLEKPDPKRALHSALTIAIAYIVGGIVPLIPYMFIPTARRAVLASVVVTLIALLIFGYAKGHFTGSKPIRSALQTAFIGAIASAAAFGLAKVVQG
- the LOC140969182 gene encoding cyclin-SDS-like isoform X2, translated to MKRKHQASRAAKGAVAAASQLYFTKKQRRSQLTRRPRLHFFPIIPTTSAASLFTQPSDVSGESSLSSVNDFRRAITARYYRKKSRNYVKVELSENMSENSCVESCSGTVVIVDLDNRDLTSKSVNVEEEAGGEEISRSEVSSVSRCTLSENKSGNEDRKVTEYERYVGISQNDVQLEIPCEFSLENMNSKAVNVQTTNNLILNDGMAPISNSVRTTIDISEKSDREELRSGAMNRIPELKSLEFDLVCSEQFSNCGSLGDGVSEEQNSSSKNYQVVSDFETESSDYTSSLWSNASGSQFSEKSMGDENCSPTFQLLAQFKKQFCESTSVLGSAYHDCEDYSSNDINLLGLEDDDEEIYKIIRKRERRQVYLRDYAEEYCSTTDYGNLVIQQRQRMVRWIVEQATNKELQKETMFLGVSLLDRFLSKGYFENIRNLQITGIACFTLATRIEENQPNNCIRKKTFDVGSNTYARYEVVAMEWMVQEVLNFQCYLPTLYNFLWFYLKAARANEKVEKTAKYLAVLALLGHQQLCYWPSTVAAGIVVLASIAANQDASCNLITAIHARQKDKDLPECIKNLEWLVKYL
- the LOC140969182 gene encoding cyclin-SDS-like isoform X1, with product MKRKHQASRAAKGAVAAASQLYFTKKQRRSQLTRRPRLHFFPIIPTTSAASLFTQPSDVSGESSLSSVNDFRRAITARYYRKKSRNYVKVELSENMSENSCVESCSGTVVIVDLDNRDLTSKSVNVEEEAGGEEISRSEVSSVSRCTLSENKSGNEDRKVTEYERYVGISQNDVQLEIPCEFSLENMNSKAVNVQTTNNLILNDGMAPISNSVRTTIDISEKSDREELRSGAMNRIPELKSLEFDLVCSEQFSNCGSLGDGVSEEQNSSSKNYQVVSDFETESSDYTSSLWSNASGSQFSEKSMGDENCSPTFQLLAQFKKQFCESTSVLGSAYHDCEDYSSNDINLLGLEDDDEEIYKIIRKRERRQVYLRDYAEEYCSTTDYGNLVIQQRQRMVRWIVEQATNKELQKETMFLGVSLLDRFLSKGYFENIRNLQITGIACFTLATRIEENQPNNCIRKKTFDVGSNTYARYEVVAMEWMVQEVLNFQCYLPTLYNFLWFYLKAARANEKVEKTAKYLAVLALLGHQQLCYWPSTVAAGIVVLASIAANQDASCNLITAIHARQKDKDLPECIKVFISLRELSTIIYINSCFSIPASVRLGMQS